A window from Symbiopectobacterium purcellii encodes these proteins:
- a CDS encoding DUF4752 family protein has protein sequence MSEWAEYLNTGLALLGWLYIMVKAGEWLTSTVLKKWCNRRKESRKQKAVNELYDAFQLDQIKDGQTLKVTTKGSLTIMMVRSERP, from the coding sequence ATGAGTGAGTGGGCGGAATATCTAAATACTGGCCTTGCTCTTCTTGGGTGGCTTTACATCATGGTCAAGGCTGGCGAATGGTTAACTTCCACTGTTTTAAAAAAATGGTGTAATCGTCGCAAAGAAAGCCGCAAACAGAAAGCCGTTAACGAGCTATACGACGCATTTCAACTTGACCAGATAAAAGACGGGCAGACACTGAAAGTGACCACGAAAGGAAGCCTTACAATCATGATGGTTAGGAGCGAAAGGCCATGA